The genomic interval GACCGACCCGGTCAGAAAATCCATGGAAATTTCCGATATCGGACCGGTTGTGATGATCGATACCGCAGGTACGGACGATACCGGCGAACTGGGTAACAAACGGGTGGGAAGGACCCGTGAGGTCATCAAGACCATTGATCTGGGAATCCTGCTGCTGGCCCACAGGAGCTTCAACAGGGAAGAGATGGCCATCATTGAGCAGTTTAACAAATGGGAGGTCCCCTACCTGGTCGTACATAACAAATCGGACCTGGAAGCTGCAGACGACTTATTCAGACAAGAGGTCCGGGCAGCAACGGGCCTGGAACTTATTGAGTTCTCCACGCTCCTCCCCGACAATAAAGAGGAGCTTATCGGACTCATTAAGGCGGCCATCCCCGAAACTGCCTATCTCTCCAAATCGCTGGTGGGAGATATTATCTCCCAGGGGGACCTGGTTCTTTTGATCACCCCTATCGACGAGGAAGCTCCCGAAGGGCGTATGATCCTTCCACAGGTGCAGACTATCCGGGATATTCTGGACAATGATGCCATAGCCGTGGTCGCCAAGGAAAGAGAGATTGACACCCTGATCCGGAGACTGAGTCCGGAACCTGCCCTGGTGATCACCGACAGCCAGGTATTTAAAAAGGCGGATGCCTCCATCCCCGATCATATACCTTTAACCAGCTTCTCTACAGTACTGGCAAGATACAAAGGGGATTTTGAAAGCTATCTCCAGGGAACACCCCGGCTCTCGATGCTTAAGGATGGAGATAAGATCCTGATCCTGGAGTCCTGCACGCACCATGTTTCCTGCGATGATATTGGAAGAATGAAGATTCCCAGGTGGCTGTCCGCCTTTACCGGACACAAGCTGGAATATCAGGTGGTGGCAGGACTGGGAGAGGTCCCCGGACAAATAACAGATTACAGTATGGTCATTCAGTGCGGGGGGTGCATGATTACGCGAAAACAATTAATCAACAGACTAAAACCGGCTATTGAAGCCGGGATTCCGGTAAGCAATTATGGCATGGCCATCGCCTATATGCATGGGATTTATGAACGGGCAGTGGCGCCATTTGTGAAACTTGAATCCGATTCTTTGACCTATTTATAGAAAGACAAGGAGCATGGGAGTGAAAGAGATACTGGAAGGCGGAAAGCTGGGGAGGGAAGATATCATCACCCTGCTTGAAGCGGACGGGGCGGAGAAGCGACTGCTTTTCCAGACGGCCAATGAGATTAAACTACGGGAAATAGGCAATAAAGTCCATTTCAGGGGACTTGTAGAGTTTTCCAACATTTGCGGAAAGGACTGCTATTACTGCGGCATCCGGAAATCGAACAGGGAAGTGCACCGGTATAACCTGAACGATGAACAAATCCTGGAAGCGGCCCGCTTTGCTTATGAAAACGGATATGGATCCTTTGTGATGCAGGCGGGCGAGCTGGAGTCGCCGGCTTTTACTCTCAGAGTGGAAAAGCTGCTCGGGGAGATAAAAAAGCTCTCAAAGGGAAGGCTGGGGATTACTCTCTCCCTGGGAGAACAAAAGGAGGAGGTGTTCAGGAGGTGGTTCGATGCAGGAGCTCACAGATATCTGCTGCGGATCGAAAGCTCCAATCCGGATCTGTATCAGCGTTACCACCCCTCCGATACGCTTCATGATTATGTCAGAAGGCTGACCTCCCTGAAAACTCTTCAGAGAATTGGTTACCAGACGGGTACGGGTGTAATGATTGGTCTGCCTTTCCAGACTGCCGGAGACCTGGCCGACGACCTCCTGTTCATGAAACATTTCGATATCGATATGGTGGGCATGGGCCCTTACATCGAGCACCGGCACACTCCGCTGTTTCAATACAGGAGCGAGCTGCTACCCATTGAAGAACGCTTCGACCTGTCCCTGAAGATGATAGCCACCCTGAGAATCATGATGAAGGATGTGAATATTGCAGCGGCCACAGCCCTTCAGGCCATTGATCCCCTGGGAAGGGAAAAAGCCGTTAAAGTGGGTGCCAATATCATTATGCCCAATATCACACCGGGAAAGTACCGGAACGACTACTCCCTTTACGAGAACAAACCCTGTATGGATGAAGAACCGGAAGAATGCAGGAACTGCCTGGACGTAAGAGTGCAACTGGCCGACGGGGAAATCGGATATCATGAGTGGGGCGATTCCAAACACTTTCACAAAAGAGTTGCCGGTGAATAGGCTCACCTATCTGCTTGCGACCCTGGGGGTACTGCTGGTGCCACTCCTGAAAGTGATCTCTCAGCCATCCCGATCGCCTTATCAAAGCCTTTATGGGGCGATTATTCGAGGCGACACTTCCAGACCGGAACTGGCCCTGGTCTTTACCGGCGATGAGTATGCCGATGGAGGAAGGCATATCGCCGGAGTACTGGCCGAAGAAGAAGTAAAGGCAGCTTTTTTCCTTACCGGTAAATTTTACAGGAATCCTGACTTCAGGAACATCATAGAAATCCTTCGGGATCAGGGTCACTACCTGGGCGCCCACTCCGACCAGCACCTGCTCTACTGTTCCTGGGAAAGCCGCGACAGTCTTTTAATTGACAGGGAACAGTTCGATCAGGATTTGTTGGCAAACTACCGCGTCATGAAGCTTTTTGGTATTTCCAGGGAAGCTGCCCCTTATTTTCTTCCTCCCTATGAATGGTACAATGACTCGATTGCCTTATGGACCCGTGATCTGGGATTACAACTGATCAACCATAGTCCGGGAACCCTGTCCCATGCCGATTACACAGTTCCGGGCACACCATCTTACCGCGGCAGCCAGGAGATTTTCCGTTCCATCCTGGAATATGAAAACTCATCATTGACTGGCTTAAACGGTTTTATACTACTCTTCCATGTGGGGACCGTTCCAGAAAGAAGGGATAAATTCTATCTGTATCTGGAAAACCTGCTTAAGGAGCTGAAGTTCCGGGGATACAGATTCAAACGGATTGATACACTTCTCGAACAGAGCAAATTTTAGCATGAAAGCTGACCTGCATATCCATTCCCGGTTCAGTAACGATGGTGAACTTGAGATCGGCGATATCATTCAAAAGTGCCGCGAAAACCGGGTCAATCTTTTTTCCGTCACGGATCATAACTGCATTGCCGGTTCCCGGCTGGCAGCCGGTCTTAGCCTGAAAGAAAAGGAAATAGAATTTATTCCCGGAATCGAAATTGACTGCAACTATCAGGGCACTGACCTTCATCTGCTTGGATATCAGATCAATTTGAGCAGCAATGATTTTGATTTTCTGGAGCAAAATGTCCGGCGGAAATATTTTGCTGCCGTTCCTGAAATGATCAAAAACCTGTCCCGACTGGGTATTGAGATCGACCGGGCGGAGGTGATGGGCCGGTCTGGCGGAGAACCACCCAGTGCGGAGCTCTTTGCCGAATTGCTTCTTGAAAAGCCCCACCAGCAGCTGAATTCCAGGCTCCGACCCTATTTACCGGGGGGAGAGCGAAGCGATATGCCCCTGATCAACTTCTACCTGGACTACTTTGCACAGGGAAAGCCCGCCTATGTAAAGATCGATCACCTCCCCTTCGAGGAGGCCCTTGATCTGGTTCGAAGAAACGGGGGGATTCCCATCGTGGCACATCCTGGCCTCAACCTGGAAGGGCGGGAGGAAATGGTTCATGAACTTCTGGACCGGGGAGCCGCCGGTCTGGAGGTGTTCAATAACTATCACAGCAGGGAGCAGGTGGCCTGGTTCGCCGGGGAAACAATAAAAAAGGGTGTTTTGATGACCTGCGGAAGCGACTTTCACGGAAACACCAAACCACGCATTTCATTGGGAAGCTACCTGCTCCTGGAACCATTCGGCAGCTATCTGCAGGAGAGCCTGAACATCATCCGGATGCACGCTGAAAAACAGCATAAGAAATAATGCGGGATCAGAAATAGAGATCCCTTTTTCCCTGCTTTACCAGCTCCAGCCTCTCTTCAAGCCTGCGTTTAAACTTGTTCGGTTCCATCTCCGCCAGGTTCTTATGAATCAGCCGGTAACCTTTCTCTTTGGTTCCGTTCTGTGCATAATCCTCCAGGTATTCGGCCATGGTCAGCATGGCGTTGGGAGTACAGTAACGTTTGATAAATCCGGGTACGGAAAACTCCATAAAGTGTTCCCCGGTACGCCCGGCACGATAGCAGGCCGTGCAGAAGGACGGGAGGTAATCATTATCGATCAGCTCCTCCATCACCTCTGCCAGGGAACGGTTATCGCTGATCTGAAACTGTTCGGCATCCAGATCCTGTTCCTGTTCTTTCCCCGAATAACCCTTCATTTCAATGCGGGTGCCCCCATCGATCTGCGAGACTCCGAACTGAAGCACCTCATCACGAATAGCTGCCGGTTCCCTGGCGGTCAGGATCAGTCCCGTATAAGGAACGGCCAGGCGAAGAATGGCTACCATGCGGGTGAAATCCGCATCACTGAGCAGCCACTTTTCATCGTATTTTACATGGGAAGCCTTCTGGAGACGGGGAAAGGAAATCGTATGCGGTCCCACATGGTACACCGCCTCCAGGTGATTCACATGACGTATAAGTCCCAGCACTTCAAAACGCCAGTCGTAAAGACCAAAGAGGGCCCCTATTCCCACATCATCGATCCCTGCCTCCTGAGCACGGTCCAGTGCGGAAAGCCTCCAGTCATAGTCCTTTTTCACCCCCCCGGTATGATAAATGGAATAGGAACCCCGGTGGTAGGTTTCCTGGAAGACCTGATAGGTTCCTATCCCGGCTTTTTGAACGGTCCTGAATCCCTGAATATCCAGGGGAGCTGCGTTAATATTGACTCTGCGTATCTCCCCTTTGCCTTTCTTCACCTGGTAAACCGTCCGGACGGTTTCGGCGATAAATTCAGGAGAATATTTGGGATGCTCTCCATAAACCAAAATCAGTCGCTTTTGCCCCATATCCTCGAGAAGCTCCACCTCCCGGATCAACTCTTCCCGGGTCAGAGTGGTACGTTTCTGGCTCTTGTTGGAGGACCGGAACCCGCAATACTCACAGTTATTAACGCAGAGGTTCCCCACATAGAGGGGAGCAAAAAGCACAATCCGCTTCCCATAGACCTGTTCTTTCAGGGTCCGGGCCCCCGCCTTGATCTCCTCCACCAGTTCCGGATCGGTGGCATTCAGAAGCACGGCGGTCTCCTGCATGGAGAGCCGCTTCTTATCTAATGATTTGTGAATAATTTCCCGCACCAGATTGCGGTCGGGTTTTGCCCCAGCAAGTATCTCTTCAATCTCGCTTTCAGAAATAAACGGGACCATGGCCTTGTCCTCTATGGCATAAGCTTGTGGATCGTAGATCATTCTTTTTCGATTTACGAACCTTTGGAAGCAATAAAGAAAGCGGTTCAGTTTGAACTCTTTACCTTCAGACCTTCCTCCGGATCAGATAGTTAATGAAACCTCGAAACCGGCCCTGCCCGCTTCTCAGAGGCCACAAATGTATGTATTGTTATTTGAATAACAAAATGAATCCAGACAATATTTGTTACTTTTATCCATATATGAAAAACCTCCATCTATTTGTTGCTTTTATTCTGCTTGTGAATCCCGGCGGTCTGCTGCAGGCTCAGGAGCCCCCCCTTGCCTACAGGCTGCAGACCGGAGAAAGTTATTTTCTGCTTACAGACCTGCAACAGAGTACCCACTCGGAATCCATGGACCGTGAAGAAATCTCTTTTTATAATCTGACCAGGGTGGAATACACGGTCGATTCGGTGGATCTGAGAGGTCATTTCCATATGAGTGTTCGTTACAGGGACCTGCTGATCTCCATGCTTGCGCCCCAGCTGAAGATTGACATCAGTTCAGCATCGGGGAGGAATCAGCTGCTTTCAGAGATGGTGGATATGCTGGAACAGTCTGACTTTCAAGCGGTAATGACACCCAGGGGCGAATTGCTCGGCCTGGAAGGTCTGGAGGAGAACTTTGCCCGCCTGGCATCACTGCCGGTGAAGGATACAGCAGAACACCAGGTCATATTTAAAACACTGGAGGAAACCTATGGTCCGGATGCCTTTAAAAGTCTCCATAACCTCTTTGTATGGATATACCCGGTACTGTATCCCATGAGCAACTGGACCAACGATATCACCTACCACTTCAATACCAAGCCCGTTCAGATGGTCAACCGCTACGTTCTTGCCAAATTCACAGAGGATATCATCGTGATTCAGGGATTGGGCATGCTGAACTCCAAAAAAGAGTTTTTTGAAACCACCGGTATGGGTAAAGTAAAATCAACCGTTTCGGGAAGTCAGACTTACGATTTTCAGATGGACCTGGAAAGCGGGTGGCTGAACAGATGCATTTCCCGACAGCGGGTCACGATAGAAACCACCATTCTCGAAAGCAACTATCTGCCCTCCGGACTCCGGATACCCTCTTACACAGAGACCGTATTTGAGCTCAGCGGAGGCAAAATGGAAAAAAACCCTGAAAAACAGAGAAAATGAAGCGATATAAAGCGGTCTGTGTGATCCTGCTTGCCATGATACTCTTTCTGACTCCCTGGCGATCCACCATGAAGGCTCAGACCTACAGTCACGCTGCAGGAATTCGTGCCGGCTACTCCAGCGGAATCAGTTACAAAGGATTCAGATTGCACAGAATGTCGGCCTTTGAAGTGGATGTCCTGTATAACCGCCATGGATTTAACCTGGGTGCCCTGTACGAATATCACCTGAAAGCTTTTCAAAGCAGAAGGACCTTTTTCTATCTGGGTGGGGGCGCCTTTGGAGGAGACTGGAAAGAGGTGCTCTCCCTGGGTGTGGCAGCTGTTGCCGGTATCGAATACACCCTCAGGGACTTGCCGCTGAATTTCAGTATAGACTGGAAACCCATGCTCAATATCTATGCACGCTTTGAGCCCGATTTTCTGGACCTTGGCCTCTCTGTCAGATATCGCTTTGGCAGGTAATCCTTTACTTTTTCCTCAAAGTACCCTATATTTATGGACCTTGGTCAAGGTTCACAAAAAAGTGTTGCTATGATACCAGCTCTTAAAGAAGTTCAGGCGGCCGTTAAACGAATTGCCCCCTATGTGCACAATACTCCGGTGCTTACCTCCTCCACCATCGATCGAATGCTCAAAGCCACCGTCTATTTTAAGTGTGAGAATTTCCAGCGTGGTGGGTCATTT from Bacteroidales bacterium carries:
- the hydF gene encoding [FeFe] hydrogenase H-cluster maturation GTPase HydF is translated as MKGRDAKPHIGIFGRRNNGKSSLINVLAGQEVAIVSREPGTTTDPVRKSMEISDIGPVVMIDTAGTDDTGELGNKRVGRTREVIKTIDLGILLLAHRSFNREEMAIIEQFNKWEVPYLVVHNKSDLEAADDLFRQEVRAATGLELIEFSTLLPDNKEELIGLIKAAIPETAYLSKSLVGDIISQGDLVLLITPIDEEAPEGRMILPQVQTIRDILDNDAIAVVAKEREIDTLIRRLSPEPALVITDSQVFKKADASIPDHIPLTSFSTVLARYKGDFESYLQGTPRLSMLKDGDKILILESCTHHVSCDDIGRMKIPRWLSAFTGHKLEYQVVAGLGEVPGQITDYSMVIQCGGCMITRKQLINRLKPAIEAGIPVSNYGMAIAYMHGIYERAVAPFVKLESDSLTYL
- the hydG gene encoding [FeFe] hydrogenase H-cluster radical SAM maturase HydG, producing MIYDPQAYAIEDKAMVPFISESEIEEILAGAKPDRNLVREIIHKSLDKKRLSMQETAVLLNATDPELVEEIKAGARTLKEQVYGKRIVLFAPLYVGNLCVNNCEYCGFRSSNKSQKRTTLTREELIREVELLEDMGQKRLILVYGEHPKYSPEFIAETVRTVYQVKKGKGEIRRVNINAAPLDIQGFRTVQKAGIGTYQVFQETYHRGSYSIYHTGGVKKDYDWRLSALDRAQEAGIDDVGIGALFGLYDWRFEVLGLIRHVNHLEAVYHVGPHTISFPRLQKASHVKYDEKWLLSDADFTRMVAILRLAVPYTGLILTAREPAAIRDEVLQFGVSQIDGGTRIEMKGYSGKEQEQDLDAEQFQISDNRSLAEVMEELIDNDYLPSFCTACYRAGRTGEHFMEFSVPGFIKRYCTPNAMLTMAEYLEDYAQNGTKEKGYRLIHKNLAEMEPNKFKRRLEERLELVKQGKRDLYF
- a CDS encoding DUF6263 family protein, with product MKNLHLFVAFILLVNPGGLLQAQEPPLAYRLQTGESYFLLTDLQQSTHSESMDREEISFYNLTRVEYTVDSVDLRGHFHMSVRYRDLLISMLAPQLKIDISSASGRNQLLSEMVDMLEQSDFQAVMTPRGELLGLEGLEENFARLASLPVKDTAEHQVIFKTLEETYGPDAFKSLHNLFVWIYPVLYPMSNWTNDITYHFNTKPVQMVNRYVLAKFTEDIIVIQGLGMLNSKKEFFETTGMGKVKSTVSGSQTYDFQMDLESGWLNRCISRQRVTIETTILESNYLPSGLRIPSYTETVFELSGGKMEKNPEKQRK
- a CDS encoding PHP domain-containing protein, with protein sequence MKADLHIHSRFSNDGELEIGDIIQKCRENRVNLFSVTDHNCIAGSRLAAGLSLKEKEIEFIPGIEIDCNYQGTDLHLLGYQINLSSNDFDFLEQNVRRKYFAAVPEMIKNLSRLGIEIDRAEVMGRSGGEPPSAELFAELLLEKPHQQLNSRLRPYLPGGERSDMPLINFYLDYFAQGKPAYVKIDHLPFEEALDLVRRNGGIPIVAHPGLNLEGREEMVHELLDRGAAGLEVFNNYHSREQVAWFAGETIKKGVLMTCGSDFHGNTKPRISLGSYLLLEPFGSYLQESLNIIRMHAEKQHKK
- a CDS encoding polysaccharide deacetylase family protein codes for the protein MSGAIPNTFTKELPVNRLTYLLATLGVLLVPLLKVISQPSRSPYQSLYGAIIRGDTSRPELALVFTGDEYADGGRHIAGVLAEEEVKAAFFLTGKFYRNPDFRNIIEILRDQGHYLGAHSDQHLLYCSWESRDSLLIDREQFDQDLLANYRVMKLFGISREAAPYFLPPYEWYNDSIALWTRDLGLQLINHSPGTLSHADYTVPGTPSYRGSQEIFRSILEYENSSLTGLNGFILLFHVGTVPERRDKFYLYLENLLKELKFRGYRFKRIDTLLEQSKF
- the hydE gene encoding [FeFe] hydrogenase H-cluster radical SAM maturase HydE; translation: MGVKEILEGGKLGREDIITLLEADGAEKRLLFQTANEIKLREIGNKVHFRGLVEFSNICGKDCYYCGIRKSNREVHRYNLNDEQILEAARFAYENGYGSFVMQAGELESPAFTLRVEKLLGEIKKLSKGRLGITLSLGEQKEEVFRRWFDAGAHRYLLRIESSNPDLYQRYHPSDTLHDYVRRLTSLKTLQRIGYQTGTGVMIGLPFQTAGDLADDLLFMKHFDIDMVGMGPYIEHRHTPLFQYRSELLPIEERFDLSLKMIATLRIMMKDVNIAAATALQAIDPLGREKAVKVGANIIMPNITPGKYRNDYSLYENKPCMDEEPEECRNCLDVRVQLADGEIGYHEWGDSKHFHKRVAGE